AACGCAAGTTTTGATATGGGGTTTCTAAATGCGGCTTTAAAAAAAGCTGGAGAAGAAAAAGCAGGCAACCCCGTTATCGATACGCTAGAATTGGCTCGCTTCCTTTTTCCAACGATGAAAAATCATCGTCTCAATACGCTTTGTAAAAAGTTTGACATTGATCTGACACAGCATCATAGAGCCATTTACGATGCGGAAGCGACAGGTTATTTGTTTTGGAAGCTGTTAAAAGACGCGAACGAAAGAGACATCGTTTCTCATGACCAGCTCAATAACTATATGGGTGAGGGAAACGCTTATCAGCGCTCACGTCCATTTCATGTGACGATCCTAGCGCAAACAGAGAAGGGCTTAAAAAATCTGTTCAAGCTCATCTCCATTTCGCACCTTGATTATTTCTATAGAGTTCCGAGAATTCCACGCTCTAAGCTTGAGGCTTATAGGGAAGGCTTATTCATTGGTTCTGCCTGTGATCGTGGTGAAGTGTTCGAAGGGATGATGCAAAAGCCTTACGAGGAAGTGAAGGACATTGCGAGCTTTTATGATTACCTCGAAGTGCAGCCGCCAGCAAATTACGGACATCTGCTTGAAAAAGAGCTTGTGCAGGATGAATTGAAGCTGCGTGAAATTCTTAAAAACATTGTAGCGCTAGGAGCTGAGCTGGAGTTGCCTGTTGTTGCAACGGGTAACGTGCATTATCTTGCTCCCCATGACAAGCTCTACAGGCAAATCTTGATTCATTCTCAAGGTGGAGCAAATCCATTAAATAAACAAACGTTGCCGGATGTGCATTTTCGCACAACAGACGAAATGATGGAGGCTTTTTCCTTTTTGCCAACAGACGTCCGCGAGCAAATTGTTATTCATGCGCCAAGAGCGCTTGCCAATTGCATTGAAGAAATTAAGCCGATCAAGGACGATCTTTATACACCACGGATTGAAGGCGCAGATGACGAAGTACGTTCAATGAGCTATGACCGCGCTAGGGCCATTTACGGGGAGCAATTGCCTGAGCTCGTCGAAGCTAGAATTGAAAAAGAATTAAAAAGCATCATAGGACATGGGTTTTCGGTTATTTATTTAATTTCACATAAGCTTGTTAAAAAATCGCTTGATGATGGCTACCTCGTTGGCTCAAGGGGGTCCGTTGGTTCGTCCTTTGTTGCGACAATGACGGAAATTACCGAGGTTAATCCCCTTCCGCCACATTACGTATGTCCAAGCTGTCAGCAGTCAGAGTTTTTTACAGATGGTTCTGTAGGCTCAGGGTTTGATTTGGTCGATAAAAACTGTCCTTCGTGCGATGTCGCCATGCTAAAGGACGGGCACGATATCCCGTTTGAAACCTTCCTTGGCTTTAAAGGTGACAAGGTACCTGATATCGATTTGAATTTCTCGGGAGAGTATCAGCCACGAGCTCATAACTATACGAAAGAACTGTTTGGGGATGACAATGTCTTTCGGGCAGGGACGATCGGTACGGTCGCTGAAAAAACCGCTTATGGATATTCTAAAGGCTTTGCCGGCGATTTTGAACTTCAGCTGAGAGGGGCAGAGATTGATCGGCTTGTGAGTGGTTGTACGGGCGTAAAGCGGACGACCGGGCAGCATCCAGGTGGCATTATCGTTGTGCCAGACTATATGGACATTTATGATTTCACACCAGTGCAATTTCCTGCCGACGATAGAGAATCCGCCTGGAAGACAACTCATTTCGATTTCCATTCAATTCACGACAACTTGTTGAAATTGGACATTCTTGGGCACGACGATCCGACAGTCATTCGTATGCTTCAGGACTTAAGTGGAATGGATCCGAAAACGATTCCTACAGACGACGCAGAAGTGATGAAAATCTTTTCAGGCACAGAATCACTCGGTGTGACAGCAGACCAGATCAAATGCAAGACGGGGACGCTTGGCATACCAGAGTTTGGTACGCGATTTGTGCGCCAGATGCTTGAAGAAACAAAGCCAACCACCTTCTCAGAGCTCGTGCAAATATCCGGTCTTTCTCATGGCACCGATGTGTGGCTAAACAATGCCAATGAATTAATTTACAATGGCACGTGTGAGTTGTCCGATGTCATCGGCTGCCGGGATGATATTATGGTGTACTTGATGCACAAAGGCCTTGAGCCATCACTTGCGTTTAAAATTATGGAGTTTGTTCGGAAAGGCAAAGGACTGCAGGAGGAATGGATTGAAGCCATGAAATCCTACAACGTACCGGACTGGTATATCGACTCCTGTCAAAAAATCAAATATATGTTCCCGAAGGCCCATGCAGCGGCCTATGTGTTAATGGCGGTCCGCATTGCTTATTTCAAAGTCCATCATCCGATTTTGTTTTATGCAGCCTATTTTACGGTGCGCGCGGATGATTTTGAAATTGATGCGATGCGGAAGGGCTCTAATGCCATTCAAAAACGACTTGATGACATTCACGCTAAAGGCTTTGATGCCGCACCGAAAGAAAAAGCACTATACACAGTGTTGGAAATTGCGCTTGAAATGTGTGAGCGTAAGTTCTCCTTTTTGCCAGTGGACTTATATCAATCAAGTGCAACTGAATTTATCGTTAAAGGCGACCAGCTCTTACCACCTTTTAACGCACTGCCAGGACTCGGAACAAATGCGGCCTTGAGTATCGTTGCGGCTCGCGAGCATGGTGAGTTCCTTTCGAAAGAGGATTTACAAAAGCGCAGTAAAATATCAAAAACTGTCATTGAGTTTTTAGATCAGCAAGGATGTTTGGAAGGTTTGCCTGATCAAAACCAGCTGTCGCTTTTTTAACCGCATTGCCTGAACGCTAGAGAGTGTAGCTCTCTTGCATGAGGGAGTGGGTTATGATATAGTTTTCTTGGTAAGACTATGAATAAGTGGAATCTAAAAGAGTGGGTGCTCCCCACTCTTTCGTTTTACCTTGTGTACGTATTACGTATCGTGAACGACTGTTGCCTTGTTCCCTGCTTTTACAAAAGCAGGGGATTTTCATGGTAAGGTCCTGCAATGCCCTGCCAATTGGCGAGTCTGCCATTGTGCCCTCGAAAAGGAGGAACCAAAAATGAGTAAAAAAAGCATTACAGAACTAACCGAAGAACAAGCCTTACCTATTTTAAAGGAAATGGGACTAGAGCTTGTTGATACAGAGTTTATTAAAGAGGGTAAACATTGGTATCTACGGGTATACATTGACCGTGAGGGAGGCGTTGATATTGAAGATTGCAGCAATGTCAATGAACGCCTAAGCGCACAGCTTGATGAGCTTGATCCGGTCAATGTCCCTTACTTTTTGGATGTGTCCTCTCCAGGGGCAGAACGGCCACTGAAAAAGGAGCAGGATTATATCGGTGCATTAGGCTCTCAAGTGCATATAAAAACATACGAACCTATTGCTGGACAGAAGGCGTTTGAAGGCCGTCTTGAAAGCTATAATTCGGAGCAGTTAACTCTCATTTACATGGAAAAAACAAGAGAGATAACAGTGGAGATACCAACAAATAAAGTCGCCAAAGCAAGATTGGCTGTGACATTTTAAAAAGGGGGAAAAAACCATTATGTCGAGCGAACTGTTGGATGCATTGACAGTGCTTGAAAAGGAGAAGGGCATCAGCAAGGATATCTTGCTCGAGGCGATTGAGGCCGCGCTTATTTCTGCCTACAAACGAAATTTTAATCAAGCGCAAAATGTTCGAGTGGACCTCAATGAACAAAACGGCTCGATGAAGGTGTTCGCCCGCAAAGACATTGTTCAAGAAGTAACGGATACACGTTTAGAAATGACTGTCGAACAGGCTCGAAGCATATCGCCACAATACGAAGAAGGCGATGTGATTGAAATCGAGGTTACGCCTAAGGACTTTGGGCGTATTGCTGCTCAAACTGCAAAGCAGGTTGTCACGCAACGTGTTCGTGAAGCGGAACGAGGCGTCATCTTTAATGAGTTTATTGACCGCGAAGAGGATATCATGACAGGCATTGTCCAGCGTAAGGACACTCGATTTGTCTATGTGAATCTTGGAAAGGTCGAGGCCCTACTCGCACCTAGCGAGCAGATGCTAACCGAAAACTACCAGCCTCACGATCGTGTGAAGGTGTTCATAACGAAGGTAGAAAAAACGACAAAGGGCCCGCAAATCTTTGTCTCTCGTACACATCCTGGGTTGCTTAAGCGTTTGTTTGAGCTTGAAGTTCCTGAAATCTATGATGGCACGGTTGAAATTAAGTCGGTATCACGAGAAGCAGGAGATCGCTCGAAAATTTCTGTCCACGCTGAGGACAAAGATATTGATCCAGTAGGCTCTTGTGTTGGACAAAAGGGACAACGTGTTCAAGCGGTCGTGAATGAGTTGAAAGGGGAAAAGATTGACATTGTCTGTTGGTCAGATGACCCTGTCATTTATGTCGCTAATGCGTTAAGCCCCTCCAATGTGCTCAAAGTGATTGTCAATGAGGAAGACAAGGCAACAACAGTGATCGTTCCGGACTATCAGTTGTCGTTAGCGATCGGTAAAAGAGGGCAAAATGCCAGACTTGCAGCGAAACTTACTGGCTGGAAAATTGATATTAAAAGTGAAACTGATGCTCGTGAGGCAGGGCTTCTTACGGATGATGAGCCTTTGCTAACAGAGACATTAGGAGATCAGCAGTCGTCAAGCTTTGGCGGCCAAATTTTGGAGTAGCTTTTAGGAGGTAACGGGCATGAAAAAGGCAAAAATACCGATGAGAAAATGCATCGCTACACAAACGCTCGTTCCTAAGAAGGAACTCGTACGGATTGTTAGAACTCCTGAAGGCGATATCTTCATTGATGACACAGGAAAAAAATCTGGACGTGGTGCCTATCTTAAGCTCGACGAAGAAGCAATCCTAAAAGCGAAAAAAAAGCATATGCTCTCCAATCACTTAAAAGCAGACGTGCCTGATTCAATTTACGATGCACTTCTAGAAAGAGTGCGACTATGAATCAAAAGATCTTGAATCTACTTGGCCTTTCTTATCGAGCGCGGAAATGCACCATTGGAGAGGAAGCAGTGCTGCAAGAAATAAAAAACCGCAAAGCGAAGCTCGTTTTGCTTTCTCTTGATACATCTGAAGGAACTCGGAAAAGAATTGAAGACAAGTGCACGCATTATAGCGTTCCGATTCGTTATGCTGAAGACCGTTATCAACTTGGCCACGCATTTGGCAAGCATGAGCGAGTCGTTGCAGCAATCATCGAAACAGGATTCGCAAACAAGATCATCCGTATGTTCGATGAAAACTAGCGGAGGTGAATCGATGAGTAAAACCCGTGTTTACGAATATGCCAAAAAACACAATATGTCAAGCAAGCAAGTCATCGAGAAGTTAAAGTCATTAAATGTGGAGGTGGCCAACCATATGTCCACACTAGATGAGTCAGTGGTTTCCCAATTGGAAAAGCAAAACGAACCGAAAAAAGAAGCAGCAAAGAAAGTAGAGAAATCTACATCGGCTCGCCCGGCAAAAGACAACAACAAGAACCAGTCTACAACGAAAAAACCGGGTCAACGTCCGAATCAAAACAGCAGCAATACCAACAACAGCAATAATAAAAACAACGCAAATAAGCGCCCTGCTGGTCAAGGAACAAACTTCCAGCCGAAAAAAAACCATAACCCTAATCAAAACCGTAATCGCACGAACCAAGGCAATAAAAATCGCCCGAACAACCAGCAGCAACGTAATCAGCAGCCAGCACAACAACCTGCTAAGCCTAAAGAGCCAGAAAATAAGGTCATCAAGTACTCCGGTTCCTTAACCGTCGGGCAATTGGCTGAAAAAATGAAAAAAGAACCTGCTGAGCTTATTAAACAACTGATGCAATTGGGCGTTATGGCGACGATTAATCAGGATGTAGACAAAGAGTCAATTGAACTCATTGCTGAGGAAAATGGGTTTGAGGTGGAAGAAATCATTGTGATTGACACGACGGCTCTCTCCACATACGACACGGAAGATGAAGAAAAAGATCTTTCCATTCGTCCACCAGTTGTGACGATTATGGGACACGTTGACCATGGGAAAACGACTTTGTTAGATGCAATTCGAAAATCAAAAGTGACAGCGTCTGAAGCTGGAGGCATTACGCAGCATATTGGTGCTTACCAGATTGAAGAGAATGGCAAGAAAATTACCTTCCTTGACACTCCTGGACACGCAGCCTTTACAACAATGCGTGCTCGTGGTGCAAAAGTAACCGACATTACGATCCTTGTTGTTGCGGCAGACGATGGTGTTATGCCACAAACGGTTGAGGCGATTAACCATGCGAAAGCCGCAGAGGTGCCTATTATTGTCGCCGTGAACAAAATGGATAAGCCTGGTGCAAACCCAGACCGTGTGATGCAGGAGCTTACAGAGCACGGCCTTGTTTCTGAAGCATGGGGCGGCGAAACGATCTTCGCTCAACTGTCAGCAGTACAAGGAGAAGGCATTGATGAGCTTCTTGAAATGATTCTCCTCGTTGCTGAGGTCGAAGAATTCAAGGCGAATCCAGATCGGATGGCTCAAGGTTCTGTCATTGAAGCCGAGCTTGACAAAGGGAAAGGCTCTGTTGCTACGTTACTCGTTCAAAAGGGTACACTTAACGTCGGGGATGCGATTGTTGTTGGCAATACTTTTGGTCGTGTACGTGCGATGGTTAACGACCTCGGACGTCGAATCAAATCGGCGGGGCCATCGACGCCAGTTGAGATCACTGGGTTAAATGATGTGCCGCTTGCAGGAGATCCATTTATTGTCTTTAAAGATGAAAAAACGGCGCGTCAGGTCGGAGAAGCGCGTGCGCAAAAACAAATTGATAAAGCGCGTAATGAAAAAACACGCGTCAGTCTTGACGATTTGTTTGAACAAATCAAGCAAGGTGAAATGAAAGAAATTAATTTGATTGTTAAAGCGGATGTACAAGGTTCAGTTGAAGCATTGGCAGCCTCTTTGCAAAAAATTGATGTGGAAGGCGTCAACATCAAGATCATCCACACAGGTGCGGGTGCCATTACAGAATCGGATATTATTTTGGCTTCTGCTTCCAATGCGATCGTCATTGGCTTTAACGTTCGTCCTGATTCGAATGCACGTAAAACAGCAGAGCAGGAAAAGGTTGATATTCGTCTACACAATGTCATTTATCGAGCGATTGAAGAAATAGAAGCTGCAATGAAAGGCATGCTTGATCCAGAGTATCAGGAAAAAGTGATCGGTCAAGCAGAGGTGCGTACAACGTTTAAAGTATCTAAAGTGGGAACCATCGCTGGAAGTTATGTGACAGAAGGCAAAGTGACTCGTGATGCAGGCTTGCGCGTCGTACGTGACGGAGTTGTTGTCTTCGAAGGAAAAATTGACACCCTTAAACGTTTTAAGGATGATGTCAAAGAAGTCGCGACAGGTTACGAGTGTGGTATCACAATTGAAAAATTCAACGATCTTAAAGAAGGCGATATCTTTGAACTGTATATCATGGAAGAGATCGCTAGATAAATTTTTTTCTTGATCGCAAAAGGCTCACAACTGGTCTGAATTCTCGCTTCGCTGGCCTGTCCTTGTCGCAGGGATAACTGCGACAAGGGATGGGTATCTTTTAAGTATATGGCGCGGGCGAGCAAAGAGGAGCAGGGTCAATGTTTCGAAAAGTGAGGTGGATAATACGTGGGAAATCTCCGCGCAAACCGAGTGGCTGAGCAAATGAAAAAAGAACTTGGTGATATTCTGGGACGAAAAATCAAGGATCCCCGAGTCGGATTCGTTACTGTGACGGATGTAGAAGTTTCAGGTGATTTACAGCTTGCAACGGTCTATATTTCGGTTCTTGGCGATGACGACAAGAAAAAGGATACGCTTCAAGGCTTACTAAAGGCAAGAGGTTTTATCCGCTCAGAAATTGGGCAGCGTATCCGCTTGCGAAAAACACCTGAGCTCACCTTTGAGTTTGATGATTCTGTAGCTTATGGAAATCGAATTGAACACTTACTCGCTGATTTAAATCAGCGTGATCATTAAGAATGTAGGTCTTATAGCTTTAAAAAGCCAAGACAAAGACAGGCGTAGGCAAAGGGCGCCTGTTTTTTTGATGATAATTAAAGGGGGCCATTGCTATGGATGGCGTTTTGCCACTGTTAAAGCCAGCAGGAATGACCTCAAGACAATGCGTCTCGAAGGTGCAGCGTCTGCTTGGCGTTAAAAAAGCAGGGCATACCGGGACATTGGATCCCGAGGTGACTGGAGTGCTTCCCATCTGTCTAGGGAAAGGCACAAAGCTCGTTGAATATTTGACAGGTCATAATAAGACGTATGAGGCTGAAATTACGTTAGGATTTTCAACATCTACTGAGGACGCTGAAGGCGATATCATCGAAGAAGTCGCAATACATCCAGAAGAAGTTAACGAAAAAAATATTATGTTAACTTTGGAGTCGTTTCAGGGAACCATCATTCAAACTCCACCGATGTATTCTGCAGTTAAGGTCAATGGGAAACGTTTGTATGAATACGCACGAGAAGGCATTACTGTGGAACGTCCTTCTAGAGAGGTTTCCATTTATGACATCGCTTTGCTTTCTGCGCCAGTCACAAACGATGGAAGGTGTACGTTCTCGGTCCGTGTCGAATGTTCTAAGGGGACGTACATACGTACACTAGCTGTAGACATTGGAAAAAAGTTAGCGTATCCAGCGCATATGTCAACACTCGTTCGCTCTTCTTCAGGGCCTTTTACATTGCAAGATTGCACGACGTTTGACAGTATAGAGGCTGGGACGTATACCATTATGTCTATAAAAGATGCTTTAGCCGATTTGCCTTTTTGGCAAGCGACGGAAGCTGTGACGCCGAGCATTAAAAATGGGGCTGTGCTGCTTGCTGAGCAATTGCCTTCATTTACAGACAAGCTTTGTATAGAAACACCTGATTCATCAGTGATTGCCGTCTATATTCATCATCCTGAAAAACCGGGTATGGTCAAACCAGACAAAATGATTGTATTAACGAATGATTGAGTAAAACGAGCTAATTTAAACGCAAGCAAAGGTGGCGCAATCCCATGAAGACATACAACATAACGTATCCATCCGCATGGACTGCGGAGCAGAGGCAGGCAAAAACGCTAGCGCTTGGTTTTTTTGATGGCGTTCATCTCGGTCATCAAAAGGTGATTGCAACAGCTGTTGAAGAGGCTAAAAGAAACGACATAAAAAGTGCTGTATTGACATTTTCACCTCATCCTTCAGTTGTGCTTCGTGACCAACAGCACGTAAGTTATTTAACCCTTTCTGATGAGAAGAGAAAATTAATTGCTGCCTGTGGCGTTGACGAATTGTATATCATTGAGTTTAATGAAGAGCTGGCCAAGCTCTCGCCAGAAGCGTTTATCTCTCATTTTATTGATGATTTGAATGTTTCGCATGTTGTGGCAGGTTTTGATTTTTCTTTTGGACATCGAGGCGTAGGGACAATGGACATGCTTCAAAATGATACATCGCGCTCTTTTGCTGTCACTACTGTAGCCTCTGAAAATGATGACCAAGAAAAAATCAGCTCCACCCGTATTCGTGAGTGCATCCGTCAAGGCGATATGAAAAAGGCAACAGAGCTGCTTGGTCGACCTTATCAATTGACTGGCACAGTGACAACTGGTGAAGGTCGAGGAAGAACGATTGGTATACCAACGGCAAACATTGTCGCCTCTGAGAATTCATTGATCCCAGGGAGAGGCGTGTATGCGGTTTTGGTTTCATCTGAAGCGTTTGAAGGGAAAAAAGGTGGCATGTGCAATATTGGCTACAAGCCGACGTTCCATGGTGACAAGAAAACAGACATGCCGTCAATTGAAGTGCATTTGTTTGATTTTGCAGACGACCTATACGACAAAGAAATCACGGTTGAATGGCTCGCATACTTGCGCTCTGAGCAGAAATTTTCTTCTGTTGATGACCTGATCGCTCAGCTTGACAAAGATCGGCAAGACGCTAGAGAGATCACGAGTGGAACGCATAACTATTAGTAGAAAAATGAATACCTCTTGCTTTTTTGTAGAAATATCGGTATCCTTATCCGTGAACCTTTTCTTGGCATCTGAATCACCAGCTCATGCTAGGAGGATGGGGATATTGTTATAAAGGAGGTGGATAGGATGGCATTGACACAAGAACGTAAAAATGAACTTATTGCGGAGTACAAAACGCATGATCAGGACACAGGATCTCCTGAAGTTCAAGTGGCTGTCCTTACGGAGCAAATCAATTCATTAAATGAACATTTGCGCGAGCACAAAAAGGATCATCACTCACGCCGCGGTCTTTTGAAGATGGTAGGGAAACGACGTAACTTGTTGAACTATCTTCGTAAAAACGACGTAACGCGTTACCGTGAATTGATTCAAAAACTTGGCTTACGCCGATAATGTACGAGAAGCGGGTGGCGACACCCGCTTTTTTCCATACGTACAGATGAAAAGCAATAAAGACTGTTTTATTTGGATACATATCCTCTTTTTGTTAGGTTTTGTACGAATGGGCAACACTATACACAAAACCGTCCATGAATGGCATGTATGATATTGTATTGAGAGGAGCACTGGATCGAATGAGTAATGAGAAACAAACATTTACGACGGAATGGGCAGGTCGCACGTTAGTCCTTGAAGTTGGCGAGCTCGCTAAGCAAGCAAGCGGAGCTGTGCTCGTACGGTATGGCGATACGGCGGTTTTGTCCGCAGCCACGGGGTCTCGTGAGCCGAAGGACTTGCCGTTTTTTCCACTAACCGTCAATTATGAAGAGCGACAGTATGCTGTTGGTAAAATTCCTGGAGGCTTCATCAAGCGTGAAGGTCGTCCAAGTGAAAAGGCGATTCTTGCCAGCCGATTAATTGATCGCCCGATCCGCCCTCTGTTTCCAGATGGCTTTCGTTATGAGGTGCAGGTGATTAGTACAGTGATGAGTGTCGATCAGGATTGTTCGTCAGAAATGGCAGCGATGCTAGGGTCTTCACTTGCTTTGATGCTCTCAGATATTCCATTTGATGGACCGATTGCTGGCGCAAACGTTGGACGTGTGGATGGGCATTTTATTATTAATCCAACACTAGCACAAGCCGAAAAAAGCGATATTCAATTAACAGTAGCCGGAACGAAAGATGCCGTTAATATGGTTGAAGCAGGCGCAAACGAAGTGCCTGAAGAAATAATGCTTGAAGCGATTCTTTTCGGACATGAGGAAATTAAAAAGCTCATTGCTTTCCAAGAGGAAATCGTCAAAGCTTGTGGCAAGGAAAAACGCGACGTTGAGCTATTCTCCATTGATGAGGACGTCCAGGAAACAGTGAAAGAACTCGCTGGTCAAACGATCGAGGAAGCGGTTCAAGTGCATGAGAAAAAAGCACGTGAACAAGCGATTGCGGATGCCAAAGCCAACGTTATTGTGGCGCTTGAAGAGAAAGAAGCTGAAGATGCCTTCGTGAAACAGGCGAAAGCCTATATGGATAAAATGGTGAAGGACGAGGTGCGCCGACTCATCACTGTTGAGAAAATTCGCCCAGATGGTCGAAAAGTGGATGAAATTCGTCCGCTCACGTCTGAAACAGGTAAACTACCTCGTACACATGGCTCTGGTTTATTTACACGTGGACAAACACAGGCGCTTAGCATTTGTACGTTAGGACCACTTGGGGATATGCAAATCATTGATGGATTGGGCCTTGAAGACTCAAAGCGCTTCATGCATCATTACAACTTTCCGCAATATAGTGTTGGAGAAACAGGACCGCTTCGCGCACCAGGTCGTCGTGAAATTGGTCATGGCGCTTTAGGAGAGCGAGCATTAGAACCGGTTCTTCCTTCTCAAGAAGACTTTCCATACACCATTCGTCTCGTAGCTGAAGTGTTGGAATCTAACGGGTCAACGTCACAGGCAAGTATCTGCGCAAGCACTTTGGCAATGATGGATGCGGGTGTGCCAATTACCTCTCCAGTTGCTGGAATTGCGATGGGATTGGTCAAACAAGGTGAGCATTACACGATCTTATCGGATATTCAAGGTATGGAAGATGCACTTGGGGATATGGACTTTAAAGTGGCAGGTACAGCAAAAGGGGTTACCGCTCTTCAAATGGACATCAAAATTGATGGGTTGTCGAGAGAGATTCTTGAGGAAGCCTTACAGCAAGCGAAAAAAGGCCGTATGCATATTCTTTCTCATATGACAGAAACCATTGACACACCTCGTTCAGAGCTTTCTCCATATGCACCAAAAATCTTGATTATGAACATCAATAAAGACAAGATTCGTGATGTCATTGGGCCAAACGGGAAACAAATCAACAAGATTATTGAAGAAACAGACGTGAAAATTGACATCGAACAGGATGGTACGATTTACATTTCCTCCTTGGTTCATGAGCAAAATGAACGCGCGAAACAAATTATTGAAGATCTTGTACGCGAGGTTGAAGTTGGTCAAATGTACCTCGGCAAGGTAAAGCGAATTGAGAAATTCGGCTGCTTTGTTGAACTATTTAGCGGCAAGGATGGACTTGTTCATATTTCAGAACTGGCAGAAGAACGAGTTGGCAAAGTAGAGGACGTCGTCTCTATCGGCGATGAAATTCTTGTCAAAGTCACTGAAATTGACCGTCAAGGAAGAGTCAACCTGTCACGAAAAGTCGTTCTGAAGGAACAAAAAAACAAAGAAAAAGAAGCCAATAAAGACTAACTCCCAGGAAGCTAGAACGCTAGCTTCTTTTTCATTTGCCTATAGATGGGTAAGTCTGCAAATCAAAGTTGGGGTTGCTTTTCATACAAGCTGTCATACGCTCGCTTTCACCCTAAAGGGCATAAGCGCATCATCGATTCAGAAGTACGATTCGTCGTGATTTCTTTTCTACAAGTGCAACATCGATTCGAGAGGACCTCATCGTGTTTTCTTTGCCGCTGGTGTCTCACTAGCGGCTGCCTTTGATTTATCCTCTTTTTTATTGCTCAGGCACGGCTTAAAAAAATTTTGTTATGAAATTTACTCATTCCAGCTGTTTTCATGTGTTGAAGGATTCTTAGCTTCAAAAATGAAGTTTCATTTCTTGAGGTGGTGTAAGATAGTAAATGTTGGCATCATCACTTTACTAAATAAGGCTGATATTTTTCTCTATTAGCTCTATCATGCGTTTGGTGTTTTATTTCAAACGCAGTTAAGTATTCATAATGCGAAAATGCCCAATGTTCTTCGTTGTATGCATTACGTGGAATCGTTTCATCTCTGCGTTTTTGTGTTCCATAATTGGGCTCAAGTCGTTTTCCCATTTTCTCCGTTATATGAGACAAAGACAAATAAAAACAATGTACGCAGAAACAACCATCAGCGTAGTCAAAATACGCAGACTCCAGCGGGAACAGCGCGAGCTGAAGATCCCGCAGGAAAGCAAAATTCCGAGGAAGCTGAAGCCGTGCCCGCGGAAAGCGAAGTATTTTGACGAAGCGGCCGTAATTCCTTTACACCCTAAAGGGCACAAGTCCATCATCGACTCAGAAGTACCTCTCGCCGTGATTTCTTTGCCGCTGGTGTCTCACTGAGTGGCTGTTTTGATTCTTTTTTCTTGCTCAGACATTTCTCCACAAAGGCAAATCAGTGTTTAAGGTGATTTTAACGTTGCGAAAGTAAAATAATTAAGAGGTCCAACGACGTGTCGTTGAAAAGCTAGCCTGAAAGCAATGTGTCCAGTTCTGCCTCGTCCTCTGTCTTCATACGATGGGATAAGAGGAGGAAAGGACTCATGAAACAAAACGCATTGTCTATGGTCATTTATTTTGTGTTGATTATCGGGATGCTCCCGACCTTGTTTTTGCTTCCACATGTAGAACAAT
This window of the Aureibacillus halotolerans genome carries:
- the pnp gene encoding polyribonucleotide nucleotidyltransferase, which translates into the protein MSNEKQTFTTEWAGRTLVLEVGELAKQASGAVLVRYGDTAVLSAATGSREPKDLPFFPLTVNYEERQYAVGKIPGGFIKREGRPSEKAILASRLIDRPIRPLFPDGFRYEVQVISTVMSVDQDCSSEMAAMLGSSLALMLSDIPFDGPIAGANVGRVDGHFIINPTLAQAEKSDIQLTVAGTKDAVNMVEAGANEVPEEIMLEAILFGHEEIKKLIAFQEEIVKACGKEKRDVELFSIDEDVQETVKELAGQTIEEAVQVHEKKAREQAIADAKANVIVALEEKEAEDAFVKQAKAYMDKMVKDEVRRLITVEKIRPDGRKVDEIRPLTSETGKLPRTHGSGLFTRGQTQALSICTLGPLGDMQIIDGLGLEDSKRFMHHYNFPQYSVGETGPLRAPGRREIGHGALGERALEPVLPSQEDFPYTIRLVAEVLESNGSTSQASICASTLAMMDAGVPITSPVAGIAMGLVKQGEHYTILSDIQGMEDALGDMDFKVAGTAKGVTALQMDIKIDGLSREILEEALQQAKKGRMHILSHMTETIDTPRSELSPYAPKILIMNINKDKIRDVIGPNGKQINKIIEETDVKIDIEQDGTIYISSLVHEQNERAKQIIEDLVREVEVGQMYLGKVKRIEKFGCFVELFSGKDGLVHISELAEERVGKVEDVVSIGDEILVKVTEIDRQGRVNLSRKVVLKEQKNKEKEANKD